The segment GCCGGGGTGTGCGAGGGCAAGGGCCAGCATCTCCTTCAGCTCCGTGCCGTCCCGCGGGGACATGACCGTGAGGTTGGGGATGTGCCGCAGGTAGGAGATGTCGAAGGCTCCGTGGTGCGTGGGGCCGTCCTCCCCGACGATGCCGGACCTGTCGATGGCGAAGACCACCGGAAGGTTCTGCAGGCAGACGTCGTGGACAATCTCGTCATAGGAGCGCTGAAGGAACGTCGAGTATATGGCAACCACGGGCCGCGCCCCCGCCCGGGCGAGCCCGGCGGCGAAGGTGGCCGCGTGGGGCTCGGCGATGCCCACGTCGTAGAACCTCTCGGGGAACCTCCGGGCGAAGGCCGTCAGCCCGGTGCCCTCCTTCATCGCCGCGGAGATGGCCACCACCGCGGGCCTTTCCTCCGCAAGCTCCGTCAGGGCCTCGCCGAAGACATCGCTGTAGCTGGCCGCCCCGGAGGAGAGAGGCGAGCCCGTCTCCAGCTCGAAGGGACCCACGCCGTGGAAGGAGCAGGGGTCCTGCTCGGAGAACCCGTAGCCCTTGCCCTTCTTGGTGATGGTATGCACGAGGGTGGGCGCGGCCGTGTCCTTTACCTTCTCCAGCGTCCTGATGAGGAGGTCCACGTCATGCCCGTCTATCGGCCCGACGTAGGTGAAACCCAGCTCCTCAAAGAGCATCCCCGGAAGGAAAAGGCCCTTCAGGGACTCCTCCGCCCTCTCGGCGAAACGGGCGACGGGAGCACCCACCCGGGGTATGCCCCCGATGAGCGCCTTGAGGTCCTTTTTCATCCGGTTGTAGACATCGCCGGTGAGGATGCGGTTCAGGTAGCGGGAGAGCGCGCCCACGTTGGGCGATATGGACATCTCGTTGTCGTTGAGGACGACGACGAGGTCCTTGCCCAGCTGCCCGGCGTGGTTCAGGCCCTCGAAGGCGAGGCCCGCGGTCATGGCCCCGTCGCCGATGACGGCGATGACCTTGTGCTGCTCGCCCCTGAGGTCCCGCGCCTCGACCATCCCCAGCGCCGCGGAGATGGACGTGGAGCTGTGGCCCGTCCCGAAGGCGTCGTGGGGGCTCTCGGAGACCCGCGGAAAGCCTCCGAGCCCGCCGTATTTCCTCAAGGTGTGAAAGCGCTCGTATCGGCCCGTCAGAAGCTTGTGGGGGTAAGACTGGTGGCCGACGTCCCAGACGATCCTGTCCCTGGGGGAATCGAACACGCAATGAAGGGCAATGGCCAGCTCCACCACGCCCAGGCTCGATGCCAGGTGCCCGCCGCCGGCGGATACGCAGGTGATGATGGTGTGGCGTATCTCCTCGGCCAGCTCTTCGAGCTCGCTTGCGCTCAGGCCCTTGATGTCTTCGGGTCCCTTTATGTCCTTCAGGTGCATCAGTGCGTTCTCCTCAGCATGTACCGGGCAATCTCGCCCAGGTGTTCGGCCCGCCCTCCCAGGGGCTCGACGGCCTCGACGGCGGCGGCTATGAGCTCCGCGGCCCT is part of the Nitrospirota bacterium genome and harbors:
- the dxs gene encoding 1-deoxy-D-xylulose-5-phosphate synthase — translated: MHLKDIKGPEDIKGLSASELEELAEEIRHTIITCVSAGGGHLASSLGVVELAIALHCVFDSPRDRIVWDVGHQSYPHKLLTGRYERFHTLRKYGGLGGFPRVSESPHDAFGTGHSSTSISAALGMVEARDLRGEQHKVIAVIGDGAMTAGLAFEGLNHAGQLGKDLVVVLNDNEMSISPNVGALSRYLNRILTGDVYNRMKKDLKALIGGIPRVGAPVARFAERAEESLKGLFLPGMLFEELGFTYVGPIDGHDVDLLIRTLEKVKDTAAPTLVHTITKKGKGYGFSEQDPCSFHGVGPFELETGSPLSSGAASYSDVFGEALTELAEERPAVVAISAAMKEGTGLTAFARRFPERFYDVGIAEPHAATFAAGLARAGARPVVAIYSTFLQRSYDEIVHDVCLQNLPVVFAIDRSGIVGEDGPTHHGAFDISYLRHIPNLTVMSPRDGTELKEMLALALAHPGPTAIRYPRGKAEELPDGTPVVPGESEVLREGAELAILAVGNMVTPAVEAAARLEEEGVHPTVVNVRFLKPLDEGTISRVASVCGRVLTVEENALLGGFGSSVLELLSRSGLTGVSVDMLGIPDEFVEQGTQAELRRRYGLDAEGIYARALAFLRKSAAPVRSRVS